The following coding sequences lie in one Capsicum annuum cultivar UCD-10X-F1 chromosome 5, UCD10Xv1.1, whole genome shotgun sequence genomic window:
- the LOC107871668 gene encoding uncharacterized protein LOC107871668 yields the protein MNIPLLETLQKMLGYAKFMKDLVTKKRVMDFEIIEVTHSCSSIMSSTIVVKKEDPSAFTISCIIEVYKFEKPLCDLGESINLIPFATFQKLVLGASKPTTIRLLMVDCLIKKPVGVLYDILMKVDRSIFPTDFVILDSEIDHKVLIIPGRLVLATKRALVDVEYGKMKFWVNNEEVSFNVCKSMKQPMELQVILVIDMVDDGTTNTVEIDIMNDPLVGVLWNFGSEVIEEYDEVVASLMGLGYYTKNPIKLDLDLKNCESPPAKPSIIEPPQLELKPLPSHL from the coding sequence ATGAATATTCCTTTGCTAGAAACCTTACAGAAAATGCTcgggtatgctaaatttatgaaggacttggTTACAAAGAAGCGAGTCATGGATTTTGAAATAATTGAGGTAACCCACAGCTGTAGTTCTATAATGTCTAGCACAATAGTGGTAAAGAAAGAAGACCCAAGCGCATTCACTATTTCTTGCATTATCGAGGTCTATAAATTCGAAAAACCGTTGTGTGATCTTGGGGAAAGTATTAATTTGATACCATTTGCCACGTTTCAAAAGTTAGTCTTGGGTGCTTCTAAGCCTACCACTATAAGGCTTCTAATGGTCGATTGTTTAATCAAAAAGCCTGTGGGTGTGTTgtatgatattttgatgaaaGTTGACCGGTCTATCTTTCCAACCGATTTCGTTATTCTTGATAGTGAGATTGATCATAAGGTCCTAATCATTCCTGGTAGACTAGTCTTAGCTACCAAAAGGGCCTTAGTAGATGTGGAATATGGGAAGATGAAATTTTGGGTGAACAATGAAGAAGTATCCTTCAATGTGTGTAAGTCAATGAAGCAACCTATGGAATTGCAAGTTATTTTGGTGATTGATATGGTTGATGATGGGACAACTAACACTGTTGAAATAGATATTATGAATGACcccttggtgggtgtattatgGAACTTCGGAAGTGAGGTtattgaagaatatgatgaggtgGTAGCTTCATTGATGGGTCTTGGATATTACACAAAGAACCCGATCAaattggatcttgatttgaaaaattgtgagaGTCCACCCGCCAAGCCATCTATTATTGAACCACCTCAACTTGAACTTAAGCCGTTACCATCCCATCTTTAA